The following are from one region of the Quercus robur chromosome 1, dhQueRobu3.1, whole genome shotgun sequence genome:
- the LOC126717868 gene encoding uncharacterized protein LOC126717868 isoform X2 yields the protein MVRAYTQEHVYKHPWERVTSASWRKFVDPENKRILSHILEVDTLNRKLDPESGKLYTTRAITVHTPGPWFISKIIGQDICHCVESTVVDGQSRSMQLSSQNISLQKFVEVVEKIRYDPHPDNPNEWTICRQETSIRIKPLSALASMAEKVEQRCAERFVQNSAKGREVMERICKYLEAESRGISL from the coding sequence ATGGTTAGAGCATACACTCAAGAGCACGTTTACAAGCACCCTTGGGAGCGTGTAACTTCTGCATCTTGGCGCAAATTTGTTGACCCTGAGAACAAGCGAATATTATCTCACATTCTTGAAGTTGACACATTGAACCGCAAGCTTGACCCTGAATCTGGGAAGCTTTACACCACTCGTGCAATTACTGTCCATACCCCAGGGCCATGGTTCATTAGCAAAATCATTGGTCAGGATATCTGCCATTGTGTTGAATCAACGGTTGTGGATGGCCAGTCACGGTCGATGCAGCTCAGTTCACAAAATATCAGTCTCCAGAAGTTCGTAGAAGTGGTAGAGAAGATTCGGTATGATCCACATCCCGATAATCCAAATGAGTGGACTATTTGCCGACAGGAAACTAGCATTCGGATTAAACCATTGTCAGCACTGGCATCAATGGCAGAGAAGGTGGAGCAACGATGTGCTGAAAGGTTTGTTCAAAACAGTGCTAAGGGTAGAGAAGTTATGGAGAGGATCTGCAAGTATCTTGAAGCTGAATCACGTGGAATTTCACTGTGA